A genomic stretch from Malus domestica chromosome 15, GDT2T_hap1 includes:
- the LOC103400709 gene encoding golgin candidate 1-like isoform X3 encodes MAAWLKAAEDLFEVVDRRAKLVVSELDDQSPSQSPASNGQESQANKRKKSKTKAQKRQSMHHSQKISDSAREQISTLASQADVTPEIDSDVRLNENDGTPSADPTSRIINEQQQNLDKDTTISIPLTETRAFEVDESNVEQAEASTTITDREAITSTSNGKIVNEIASDGCEEHPLPPSAKEVEVVDENHQVGSVDAGQDNKSRAPDVHPEIDQGRSESTTDSISNSETQLKVTDGNEEPVVEKNKQLEHKSGSSSVKVQEQDQIEEAQGLLKTAVSTGQSKEARLARVCAGLSSRLQEYKSENAQLEELLVSERELSKSYEARIKQLQKDLSTSKSEVTRIESNMVEALAAKNSEIEALASSMDGIKKQAAVSEGNLASLQANMESMMRNRELTETRMMQALREELSSVERRADEEHSAHNATKMAAMEREVELEHRALEASTALARIQRIADERTAKASELEQKLALLEVECANLNQELQDMEAKVRRGQKKSPEEANQAIQVQAWQEEVDRARQGQRDAEGKLSSLEAEVQKMRVEMASMKRDAEHYSRQEHMELEKRYRELTDLLYYKQTQLETMASEKAAAEFHLEKEMKRIQEAQVEAERSRVSRRASASWEEDAEMKALEPLPLHHRHMAGASIQLQKAAKLLDSGAVRATRFLWQYPTARLILLFYLVFVHLFLMYLLHRLQAQAENFSAREVAESMGLGNTNLP; translated from the exons ATGGCTGCGTGGCTCAAAGCTGCTGAAG ATTTGTTTGAAGTTGTTGATCGAAGGGCAAAGCTGGTTGTCAGTGAGTTGGATGATCAGTCGCCTTCCCAGTCACCAG CTTCTAATGGGCAAGAATCTCAAGCTAATAAGAGGAAAAAGTCGAAGACCAAG GCTCAAAAGAGGCAGTCCATGCATCATTCTCAGAAAATAAGTGATTCTGCACGTGAACAGATCAGTACGTTGGCATCACAAGCAGATGTGACACCTGAAATAGACAGTGATGTTCGTTTAAATGAAAATGACGGGACACCCTCTGCAGATCCGACAAGTCGAATCATCAATGAGCAGCAACAAAATCTTGACAAAGATACCACAATAAGCATTCCCTTAACAGAGACACGGGCATTTGAAGTAGATGAGAGTAATGTTGAACAAGCAGAAGCTTCAACAACTATTACTGATAGGGAAGCTATTACATCAACTTCTAATGGTAAGATTGTCAATGAGATTGCCTCAGATGGTTgtgaagaacatcctttgccgCCATCTGccaaagaagttgaggttgtgGATGAAAACCATCAGGTTGGATCAGTTGATGCTGGCCAAGATAACAAATCTAGAGCTCCTGATGTTCATCCAGAAATTGACCAAGGGAGATCAGAATCTACCACTGATTCCATCAGTAACAGCGAAACTCAATTGAAAGTCACTGATGGCAATGAAGAACCAGTTGTTGAGAAAAATAAGCAACTTGAGCATAAATCTGGCAGCTCTTCAGTGAAAGTACAGGAACAGGATCAAATTGAGGAG GCTCAAGGATTGCTTAAAACCGCTGTTTCCACTGGTCAGTCTAAAGAGGCAAGGCTAGCGAGG GTTTGTGCTGGACTTTCATCTCGACTTCAAGAATACAAATCTGAAAATGCACAGCTAGAGGAACTTCTCGTGTCAGAG AGAGAGCTGAGCAAGTCATATGAGGCTCGCATAAAGCAACTACAAAAAGATTTGTCCACGTCCAAAAGTGAAGTGACAAGAATAGAGTCAAATATGGTTGAGGCCTTGGCGGCTAAGAATTCTGAAATTGAGGCCCTTGCCAGTTCCATGGATGGAATTAAGAAACAGGCTGCCGTATCTGAAGGGAATCTGGCTTCACTGCAG GCAAACATGGAGTCTATGATGAGAAATAGGGAGCTGACAGAGACAAGGATGATGCAG GCTCTTCGAGAGGAGTTGTCTTCAGTAGAACGTAGAGCAGACGAGGAGCATTCCGCACATAATGCTACCAAAATG GCTGCCATGGAAAGGGAAGTAGAACTGGAACACAGAGCCCTTGAGGCATCCACAGCCCTTGCAAGGATCCAG AGAATAGCAGATGAGAGGACTGCAAAGGCTTCAGAGCTTGAGCAGAAGTTGGCATTGCTTGAG GTTGAATGTGCCAATTTAAATCAAGAGCTGCAAGATATGGAAGCTAAAGTTCGGCGTGGGCAAAAGAAGTCACCAGAAGAGGCAAATCAAGCAATTCAG GTGCAGGCATGGCAGGAAGAAGTGGACCGTGCACGCCAAGGTCAGAGGGATGCAGAGGGCAAGCTTTCTTCTTTGGAG GCCGAAGTCCAAAAAATGAGAGTTGAGATGGCTTCCATGAAGAGGGATGCAGAACATTACTCACGCCAG GAACACATGGAGCTAGAGAAGCGCTATCGTGAACTCACTGATCTACTG TACTACAAGCAAACACAATTAGAAACCATGGCTAGTGAAAAGGCCGCGGCAGAGTTCCACTTGGAAAAAGAAATGAAGCGTATCCAAGAAGCACAG GTGGAGGCCGAAAGAAGTAGGGTTTCTCGCCGGGCATCAGCTTCCTGGGAAGAGGACGCTGAAATGAAGGCACTTGA GCCTCTTCCGTTGCATCACCGTCATATGGCTGGGGCAAGCATTCAG TTGCAGAAGGCAGCTAAACTATTAGATTCAGGAGCTGTCAGAGCCACAAGATTTCTGTGGCAGTATCCAACAGCCCGACTTATCTTGCTTTTCTACCTG GTATTTGTGCATCTCTTCTTGATGTATTTGCTGCATCGCCTTCAG GCTCAAGCAGAAAATTTTTCGGCTAGAGAAGTTGCAGAGTCTATGGGACTTGGTAACACTAACTTACCATGA
- the LOC103400709 gene encoding golgin candidate 1-like isoform X4, producing MAAWLKAAEDLFEVVDRRAKLVVSELDDQSPSQSPASNGQESQANKRKKSKTKAQKRQSMHHSQKISDSAREQISTLASQADVTPEIDSDVRLNENDGTPSADPTSRIINEQQQNLDKDTTISIPLTETRAFEVDESNVEQAEASTTITDREAITSTSNGKIVNEIASDGCEEHPLPPSAKEVEVVDENHQVGSVDAGQDNKSRAPDVHPEIDQGRSESTTDSISNSETQLKVTDGNEEPVVEKNKQLEHKSGSSSVKVQEQDQIEEAQGLLKTAVSTGQSKEARLARVCAGLSSRLQEYKSENAQLEELLVSERELSKSYEARIKQLQKDLSTSKSEVTRIESNMVEALAAKNSEIEALASSMDGIKKQAAVSEGNLASLQANMESMMRNRELTETRMMQALREELSSVERRADEEHSAHNATKMAAMEREVELEHRALEASTALARIQRIADERTAKASELEQKLALLEVECANLNQELQDMEAKVRRGQKKSPEEANQAIQAWQEEVDRARQGQRDAEGKLSSLEAEVQKMRVEMASMKRDAEHYSRQEHMELEKRYRELTDLLYYKQTQLETMASEKAAAEFHLEKEMKRIQEAQVEAERSRVSRRASASWEEDAEMKALEPLPLHHRHMAGASIQLQKAAKLLDSGAVRATRFLWQYPTARLILLFYLVFVHLFLMYLLHRLQAQAENFSAREVAESMGLGNTNLP from the exons ATGGCTGCGTGGCTCAAAGCTGCTGAAG ATTTGTTTGAAGTTGTTGATCGAAGGGCAAAGCTGGTTGTCAGTGAGTTGGATGATCAGTCGCCTTCCCAGTCACCAG CTTCTAATGGGCAAGAATCTCAAGCTAATAAGAGGAAAAAGTCGAAGACCAAG GCTCAAAAGAGGCAGTCCATGCATCATTCTCAGAAAATAAGTGATTCTGCACGTGAACAGATCAGTACGTTGGCATCACAAGCAGATGTGACACCTGAAATAGACAGTGATGTTCGTTTAAATGAAAATGACGGGACACCCTCTGCAGATCCGACAAGTCGAATCATCAATGAGCAGCAACAAAATCTTGACAAAGATACCACAATAAGCATTCCCTTAACAGAGACACGGGCATTTGAAGTAGATGAGAGTAATGTTGAACAAGCAGAAGCTTCAACAACTATTACTGATAGGGAAGCTATTACATCAACTTCTAATGGTAAGATTGTCAATGAGATTGCCTCAGATGGTTgtgaagaacatcctttgccgCCATCTGccaaagaagttgaggttgtgGATGAAAACCATCAGGTTGGATCAGTTGATGCTGGCCAAGATAACAAATCTAGAGCTCCTGATGTTCATCCAGAAATTGACCAAGGGAGATCAGAATCTACCACTGATTCCATCAGTAACAGCGAAACTCAATTGAAAGTCACTGATGGCAATGAAGAACCAGTTGTTGAGAAAAATAAGCAACTTGAGCATAAATCTGGCAGCTCTTCAGTGAAAGTACAGGAACAGGATCAAATTGAGGAG GCTCAAGGATTGCTTAAAACCGCTGTTTCCACTGGTCAGTCTAAAGAGGCAAGGCTAGCGAGG GTTTGTGCTGGACTTTCATCTCGACTTCAAGAATACAAATCTGAAAATGCACAGCTAGAGGAACTTCTCGTGTCAGAG AGAGAGCTGAGCAAGTCATATGAGGCTCGCATAAAGCAACTACAAAAAGATTTGTCCACGTCCAAAAGTGAAGTGACAAGAATAGAGTCAAATATGGTTGAGGCCTTGGCGGCTAAGAATTCTGAAATTGAGGCCCTTGCCAGTTCCATGGATGGAATTAAGAAACAGGCTGCCGTATCTGAAGGGAATCTGGCTTCACTGCAG GCAAACATGGAGTCTATGATGAGAAATAGGGAGCTGACAGAGACAAGGATGATGCAG GCTCTTCGAGAGGAGTTGTCTTCAGTAGAACGTAGAGCAGACGAGGAGCATTCCGCACATAATGCTACCAAAATG GCTGCCATGGAAAGGGAAGTAGAACTGGAACACAGAGCCCTTGAGGCATCCACAGCCCTTGCAAGGATCCAG AGAATAGCAGATGAGAGGACTGCAAAGGCTTCAGAGCTTGAGCAGAAGTTGGCATTGCTTGAG GTTGAATGTGCCAATTTAAATCAAGAGCTGCAAGATATGGAAGCTAAAGTTCGGCGTGGGCAAAAGAAGTCACCAGAAGAGGCAAATCAAGCAATTCAG GCATGGCAGGAAGAAGTGGACCGTGCACGCCAAGGTCAGAGGGATGCAGAGGGCAAGCTTTCTTCTTTGGAG GCCGAAGTCCAAAAAATGAGAGTTGAGATGGCTTCCATGAAGAGGGATGCAGAACATTACTCACGCCAG GAACACATGGAGCTAGAGAAGCGCTATCGTGAACTCACTGATCTACTG TACTACAAGCAAACACAATTAGAAACCATGGCTAGTGAAAAGGCCGCGGCAGAGTTCCACTTGGAAAAAGAAATGAAGCGTATCCAAGAAGCACAG GTGGAGGCCGAAAGAAGTAGGGTTTCTCGCCGGGCATCAGCTTCCTGGGAAGAGGACGCTGAAATGAAGGCACTTGA GCCTCTTCCGTTGCATCACCGTCATATGGCTGGGGCAAGCATTCAG TTGCAGAAGGCAGCTAAACTATTAGATTCAGGAGCTGTCAGAGCCACAAGATTTCTGTGGCAGTATCCAACAGCCCGACTTATCTTGCTTTTCTACCTG GTATTTGTGCATCTCTTCTTGATGTATTTGCTGCATCGCCTTCAG GCTCAAGCAGAAAATTTTTCGGCTAGAGAAGTTGCAGAGTCTATGGGACTTGGTAACACTAACTTACCATGA
- the LOC103400709 gene encoding golgin candidate 1-like isoform X1, whose translation MAAWLKAAEDLFEVVDRRAKLVVSELDDQSPSQSPASNGQESQANKRKKSKTKAQKRQSMHHSQKISDSAREQISTLASQADVTPEIDSDVRLNENDGTPSADPTSRIINEQQQNLDKDTTISIPLTETRAFEVDESNVEQAEASTTITDREAITSTSNGKIVNEIASDGCEEHPLPPSAKEVEVVDENHQVGSVDAGQDNKSRAPDVHPEIDQGRSESTTDSISNSETQLKVTDGNEEPVVEKNKQLEHKSGSSSVKVQEQDQIEEAQGLLKTAVSTGQSKEARLARVCAGLSSRLQEYKSENAQLEELLVSERELSKSYEARIKQLQKDLSTSKSEVTRIESNMVEALAAKNSEIEALASSMDGIKKQAAVSEGNLASLQANMESMMRNRELTETRMMQALREELSSVERRADEEHSAHNATKMAAMEREVELEHRALEASTALARIQRIADERTAKASELEQKLALLEVECANLNQELQDMEAKVRRGQKKSPEEANQAIQVQAWQEEVDRARQGQRDAEGKLSSLEAEVQKMRVEMASMKRDAEHYSRQAIFSILQEHMELEKRYRELTDLLYYKQTQLETMASEKAAAEFHLEKEMKRIQEAQVEAERSRVSRRASASWEEDAEMKALEPLPLHHRHMAGASIQLQKAAKLLDSGAVRATRFLWQYPTARLILLFYLVFVHLFLMYLLHRLQAQAENFSAREVAESMGLGNTNLP comes from the exons ATGGCTGCGTGGCTCAAAGCTGCTGAAG ATTTGTTTGAAGTTGTTGATCGAAGGGCAAAGCTGGTTGTCAGTGAGTTGGATGATCAGTCGCCTTCCCAGTCACCAG CTTCTAATGGGCAAGAATCTCAAGCTAATAAGAGGAAAAAGTCGAAGACCAAG GCTCAAAAGAGGCAGTCCATGCATCATTCTCAGAAAATAAGTGATTCTGCACGTGAACAGATCAGTACGTTGGCATCACAAGCAGATGTGACACCTGAAATAGACAGTGATGTTCGTTTAAATGAAAATGACGGGACACCCTCTGCAGATCCGACAAGTCGAATCATCAATGAGCAGCAACAAAATCTTGACAAAGATACCACAATAAGCATTCCCTTAACAGAGACACGGGCATTTGAAGTAGATGAGAGTAATGTTGAACAAGCAGAAGCTTCAACAACTATTACTGATAGGGAAGCTATTACATCAACTTCTAATGGTAAGATTGTCAATGAGATTGCCTCAGATGGTTgtgaagaacatcctttgccgCCATCTGccaaagaagttgaggttgtgGATGAAAACCATCAGGTTGGATCAGTTGATGCTGGCCAAGATAACAAATCTAGAGCTCCTGATGTTCATCCAGAAATTGACCAAGGGAGATCAGAATCTACCACTGATTCCATCAGTAACAGCGAAACTCAATTGAAAGTCACTGATGGCAATGAAGAACCAGTTGTTGAGAAAAATAAGCAACTTGAGCATAAATCTGGCAGCTCTTCAGTGAAAGTACAGGAACAGGATCAAATTGAGGAG GCTCAAGGATTGCTTAAAACCGCTGTTTCCACTGGTCAGTCTAAAGAGGCAAGGCTAGCGAGG GTTTGTGCTGGACTTTCATCTCGACTTCAAGAATACAAATCTGAAAATGCACAGCTAGAGGAACTTCTCGTGTCAGAG AGAGAGCTGAGCAAGTCATATGAGGCTCGCATAAAGCAACTACAAAAAGATTTGTCCACGTCCAAAAGTGAAGTGACAAGAATAGAGTCAAATATGGTTGAGGCCTTGGCGGCTAAGAATTCTGAAATTGAGGCCCTTGCCAGTTCCATGGATGGAATTAAGAAACAGGCTGCCGTATCTGAAGGGAATCTGGCTTCACTGCAG GCAAACATGGAGTCTATGATGAGAAATAGGGAGCTGACAGAGACAAGGATGATGCAG GCTCTTCGAGAGGAGTTGTCTTCAGTAGAACGTAGAGCAGACGAGGAGCATTCCGCACATAATGCTACCAAAATG GCTGCCATGGAAAGGGAAGTAGAACTGGAACACAGAGCCCTTGAGGCATCCACAGCCCTTGCAAGGATCCAG AGAATAGCAGATGAGAGGACTGCAAAGGCTTCAGAGCTTGAGCAGAAGTTGGCATTGCTTGAG GTTGAATGTGCCAATTTAAATCAAGAGCTGCAAGATATGGAAGCTAAAGTTCGGCGTGGGCAAAAGAAGTCACCAGAAGAGGCAAATCAAGCAATTCAG GTGCAGGCATGGCAGGAAGAAGTGGACCGTGCACGCCAAGGTCAGAGGGATGCAGAGGGCAAGCTTTCTTCTTTGGAG GCCGAAGTCCAAAAAATGAGAGTTGAGATGGCTTCCATGAAGAGGGATGCAGAACATTACTCACGCCAG GCTATATTTTCCATTTTGCAGGAACACATGGAGCTAGAGAAGCGCTATCGTGAACTCACTGATCTACTG TACTACAAGCAAACACAATTAGAAACCATGGCTAGTGAAAAGGCCGCGGCAGAGTTCCACTTGGAAAAAGAAATGAAGCGTATCCAAGAAGCACAG GTGGAGGCCGAAAGAAGTAGGGTTTCTCGCCGGGCATCAGCTTCCTGGGAAGAGGACGCTGAAATGAAGGCACTTGA GCCTCTTCCGTTGCATCACCGTCATATGGCTGGGGCAAGCATTCAG TTGCAGAAGGCAGCTAAACTATTAGATTCAGGAGCTGTCAGAGCCACAAGATTTCTGTGGCAGTATCCAACAGCCCGACTTATCTTGCTTTTCTACCTG GTATTTGTGCATCTCTTCTTGATGTATTTGCTGCATCGCCTTCAG GCTCAAGCAGAAAATTTTTCGGCTAGAGAAGTTGCAGAGTCTATGGGACTTGGTAACACTAACTTACCATGA
- the LOC103400709 gene encoding golgin candidate 1-like isoform X2 — MAAWLKAAEDLFEVVDRRAKLVVSELDDQSPSQSPASNGQESQANKRKKSKTKAQKRQSMHHSQKISDSAREQISTLASQADVTPEIDSDVRLNENDGTPSADPTSRIINEQQQNLDKDTTISIPLTETRAFEVDESNVEQAEASTTITDREAITSTSNGKIVNEIASDGCEEHPLPPSAKEVEVVDENHQVGSVDAGQDNKSRAPDVHPEIDQGRSESTTDSISNSETQLKVTDGNEEPVVEKNKQLEHKSGSSSVKVQEQDQIEEAQGLLKTAVSTGQSKEARLARVCAGLSSRLQEYKSENAQLEELLVSERELSKSYEARIKQLQKDLSTSKSEVTRIESNMVEALAAKNSEIEALASSMDGIKKQAAVSEGNLASLQANMESMMRNRELTETRMMQALREELSSVERRADEEHSAHNATKMAAMEREVELEHRALEASTALARIQRIADERTAKASELEQKLALLEVECANLNQELQDMEAKVRRGQKKSPEEANQAIQAWQEEVDRARQGQRDAEGKLSSLEAEVQKMRVEMASMKRDAEHYSRQAIFSILQEHMELEKRYRELTDLLYYKQTQLETMASEKAAAEFHLEKEMKRIQEAQVEAERSRVSRRASASWEEDAEMKALEPLPLHHRHMAGASIQLQKAAKLLDSGAVRATRFLWQYPTARLILLFYLVFVHLFLMYLLHRLQAQAENFSAREVAESMGLGNTNLP; from the exons ATGGCTGCGTGGCTCAAAGCTGCTGAAG ATTTGTTTGAAGTTGTTGATCGAAGGGCAAAGCTGGTTGTCAGTGAGTTGGATGATCAGTCGCCTTCCCAGTCACCAG CTTCTAATGGGCAAGAATCTCAAGCTAATAAGAGGAAAAAGTCGAAGACCAAG GCTCAAAAGAGGCAGTCCATGCATCATTCTCAGAAAATAAGTGATTCTGCACGTGAACAGATCAGTACGTTGGCATCACAAGCAGATGTGACACCTGAAATAGACAGTGATGTTCGTTTAAATGAAAATGACGGGACACCCTCTGCAGATCCGACAAGTCGAATCATCAATGAGCAGCAACAAAATCTTGACAAAGATACCACAATAAGCATTCCCTTAACAGAGACACGGGCATTTGAAGTAGATGAGAGTAATGTTGAACAAGCAGAAGCTTCAACAACTATTACTGATAGGGAAGCTATTACATCAACTTCTAATGGTAAGATTGTCAATGAGATTGCCTCAGATGGTTgtgaagaacatcctttgccgCCATCTGccaaagaagttgaggttgtgGATGAAAACCATCAGGTTGGATCAGTTGATGCTGGCCAAGATAACAAATCTAGAGCTCCTGATGTTCATCCAGAAATTGACCAAGGGAGATCAGAATCTACCACTGATTCCATCAGTAACAGCGAAACTCAATTGAAAGTCACTGATGGCAATGAAGAACCAGTTGTTGAGAAAAATAAGCAACTTGAGCATAAATCTGGCAGCTCTTCAGTGAAAGTACAGGAACAGGATCAAATTGAGGAG GCTCAAGGATTGCTTAAAACCGCTGTTTCCACTGGTCAGTCTAAAGAGGCAAGGCTAGCGAGG GTTTGTGCTGGACTTTCATCTCGACTTCAAGAATACAAATCTGAAAATGCACAGCTAGAGGAACTTCTCGTGTCAGAG AGAGAGCTGAGCAAGTCATATGAGGCTCGCATAAAGCAACTACAAAAAGATTTGTCCACGTCCAAAAGTGAAGTGACAAGAATAGAGTCAAATATGGTTGAGGCCTTGGCGGCTAAGAATTCTGAAATTGAGGCCCTTGCCAGTTCCATGGATGGAATTAAGAAACAGGCTGCCGTATCTGAAGGGAATCTGGCTTCACTGCAG GCAAACATGGAGTCTATGATGAGAAATAGGGAGCTGACAGAGACAAGGATGATGCAG GCTCTTCGAGAGGAGTTGTCTTCAGTAGAACGTAGAGCAGACGAGGAGCATTCCGCACATAATGCTACCAAAATG GCTGCCATGGAAAGGGAAGTAGAACTGGAACACAGAGCCCTTGAGGCATCCACAGCCCTTGCAAGGATCCAG AGAATAGCAGATGAGAGGACTGCAAAGGCTTCAGAGCTTGAGCAGAAGTTGGCATTGCTTGAG GTTGAATGTGCCAATTTAAATCAAGAGCTGCAAGATATGGAAGCTAAAGTTCGGCGTGGGCAAAAGAAGTCACCAGAAGAGGCAAATCAAGCAATTCAG GCATGGCAGGAAGAAGTGGACCGTGCACGCCAAGGTCAGAGGGATGCAGAGGGCAAGCTTTCTTCTTTGGAG GCCGAAGTCCAAAAAATGAGAGTTGAGATGGCTTCCATGAAGAGGGATGCAGAACATTACTCACGCCAG GCTATATTTTCCATTTTGCAGGAACACATGGAGCTAGAGAAGCGCTATCGTGAACTCACTGATCTACTG TACTACAAGCAAACACAATTAGAAACCATGGCTAGTGAAAAGGCCGCGGCAGAGTTCCACTTGGAAAAAGAAATGAAGCGTATCCAAGAAGCACAG GTGGAGGCCGAAAGAAGTAGGGTTTCTCGCCGGGCATCAGCTTCCTGGGAAGAGGACGCTGAAATGAAGGCACTTGA GCCTCTTCCGTTGCATCACCGTCATATGGCTGGGGCAAGCATTCAG TTGCAGAAGGCAGCTAAACTATTAGATTCAGGAGCTGTCAGAGCCACAAGATTTCTGTGGCAGTATCCAACAGCCCGACTTATCTTGCTTTTCTACCTG GTATTTGTGCATCTCTTCTTGATGTATTTGCTGCATCGCCTTCAG GCTCAAGCAGAAAATTTTTCGGCTAGAGAAGTTGCAGAGTCTATGGGACTTGGTAACACTAACTTACCATGA